AATTTTATAAACAGCTGGCAGACACGTTATAGGTCTATAGTTCCTGGGCTGTGTTAGGTCGCCTTTCTTTGAGAGCATGATAGTAGTGCCATGCGTGAAATATTCTGGTATAGTGTGGGGGTGCTTTATCGCTTCTGTTATCAGTGAGGCCAGTGATTTGTGTGTGTGCTTGAACGCTTTCCACCAGTAGTTTTGGATTCCGTCAATGCCTGGTGCTGCCCAGTTCTTCATTCTTCTCACCGTCTCCTCCACATCTTTTTCACTCACCACTATCTCGGGCATCTCTTGTATGCCGTTGTGTTCTTTTCTTTCCTGTTCTATCCATGTTGCGTTAGTTATATGTTTTCCCTTCTGTGACCAAATGCTCGACCAGTATTTCTGCATATCTGCCGGGCTTGGAAGTTTTGTCTTGCTGTTACTTACTTCTTCGTCCAGACTCCTGAAGAACTGCCTTTGGTTATTCGAAAAAAGATTGTTCTCTCTGTATCTCTGTGTTCGTTTGTGATACCTCCTTAGTCTACTTCCTAGCGCtgcaattttttgttttaagtTCTCTGAGTGTAATCTTAATCGTTCACAATTTGGTGTTTCTTTCCTGTTTGTTTTTATTCGGCGTGCATATGCTTGGGCTTTTCTCTCCAATTTCTTACTTGGTTTTGGGTTCTTCAGGTATGTGTGTATGATTCCAATCTCCCTTCTCAGATTGGTTATCTTTTTCTCGATTCGTTCGTCCCAAGGTGGTTTCCGCCGATGCGGGGTATCCTGAGCTGGAGTTTTCGTCTGTTGTATGATGTTGGTGACCGTTGCTGCGCAGTAAACTTTATGGCATAATTCTTCGAAGTCGGCTGCACTGTTGAATTCCGATTGCATCGCGTTGTCAACTACTTGAATGGTAGTTTTAGCGTTCCTGTTTAGGTTGAGTTTTGGGATTTTAGGTCTAGCTTCCATAGGTACACCAGTCCATTGTAAGTTTATTTTTTGGAAGAGTTCTCTTATTTCTAGGCTTGCCTCATCGGCTTCGGGTTCTGGTACCTGCTGTTCGCACCGGTTTTGGTTGCTCTCTATCTCTGGCAGTATAGCTGTGCTTCGTCGCTGGATGCTTCTTCTTATTCTCTCAGCTGTCTTGTTTGGTGAGTCTCCCCTTGTGTTGGCCTTAATCATTTCGATCTCGTCTGGAGCGAGCAATTTTCGGCTACGTATATTCCTGATTTGGGCAATTAGGTGCTTCCCGGCGAATTGTTTGTCTGGGAACATCTCGGACCATCGTTCCGCTAGTTTAGCGGCATATTTCTTGGTCTTAGTTTCTCCCTCGGTAACTTCAAAATAAGCATTGATTAGACTGACATTCATCTCTCTAGTCCAATGCTGCCTTTTTCGCGTTTGGGGTAGAGCGGGACTGCCTTGTACGAATTCTGTCGAATTGCGACTCGACATATCCAAGCTATTACCCTGTCTTGTCCTTAACGAAATGCGAGGCCTTGTGGTGCCGTTTCGTAGGAGAGTGCCACTCGCTCCACTCTTCTCTACTAGGGACTGTACCTGTCTTCCCCCAAGCGCAATCCCCACACTGGGGGCGGGTTCCGAGGCCACTGTATATGTGTCGAAAGCTGTATAACATTTCACAGAGTAGGGGCTGCTAACCCACAGCTCTGAGTAACTCGGGTATGCGGGGACGTCACCCCCCGAAAGCCTTagcttatatatatatatatatatatatatatatatatatatatatatatatatatatatatatatatatatatatatatatatatatatatatatatatatatatatatatatatatatatatatatatatatatacagcaGGGGGGCAGTAATGCTTTCGGGGAGTGACGACCCCGCATACCTGAGTCACCCAGCCCCCAGGTTAGCAGCCTGGGAAGCTGTAGATTATGAAGCTCCTGTCACTAGAAGCATGATGCAGGGCGGTAGAGGGCAGCGGGCTGGCCCTCTTCGGAGCCGTCTGGAGGCAGAGCCTGTAGGGGACAGCTGTGGGGCgagcggcgcagccccccgagatggcaccgtaagCCATAGCAGTAACAACATCAGGAGAGTGAGAAGGAGCATCAGTTTGGACGGAATCAGGAACCGTCCCGCTGAGGCTCAGACTAGAGATGGAAGAATGCGCTGGACCGAGGAAGAGAATATCCTCATTATGCGGGTTCACTTTATTGCTGAGGAACTGCACCAACAGAATGCAGAAAGAACTTATCGACAAATTCTAACCACCACTTGGAATGAGATCTATCCAAGTAGACTCTCATATCCGAATCTGCTGGCGAACAGGGTCAAATGGATCATACAAAATGAGAAATTCTCAAGCGTCGAACTTGAGTCTATCAAAAAAAGCATAAGACCATATGCCCCAGTCTCAACTGATGATACTATCATCACCGAGGAAATAAACCATGAACAACAGGTTTCAACGACGCTTGAACACAAGTCAACAGAAAAAGTTTTCAGGAGGAACATACAATTGTATGCCAAGATCAATCCTCAAGAAAGACCTAGAATACCTAGACTCAAAGGATCACAGAACATACTGGAAAGTGTGAGtagaacaaataaaataatggaAACAATCCTACCGAGCAACCTTAACATTGAGGAAATTGCTGACTATGTTTATGCCGGGGCCGTAACTGTATGTGAGGAAAACAACATAAGGTTGATCATAAACAAACACCGGACTGAAGAAAACAAGATGCCGCCATGGAAGATCCgcctagaaaaaaaaatagagagAATCAGAGCAAACATAGGAGTGTTATATACTTACCTGAACTCCAACTCACCATCCAGAAAAACGATCAAGAAGATCTCGCGCATAGCATCGGACTACAAAATCAAAACCACAAATGAACCCTTCAAGCAAGAACTCATTGTTGTATATGACACCCTGAAACAGAAGGCACAAGCATTAGGAAACAGGATCAGGCGATATAATGAAAGGGTCAAAAGGTACAAGAATAACCAGTTGTACTATAAAAATCAAAATCAGTTTTACAGACAACTAGAGGAGACAACCACAGTTGAAGAGGAGTTACCAAAACCTGATGAAATGCGTACAACATGGGAAGCAATCTGGAGCGACGGAGGAGAACATAATGATGGAGCATCTTGGATTCGAGAGGCAGAGGAGGAATCAAAATATTACATAATGGATAGAGTTACCATCACTGAAAATGATATAAGAGCAACactaaaaaaaacaaacaactgGTCTGCGCCAGGACCTGACGGGCTTCACAACTACTGGTGGAAACACTTCAGTTGCACacacaaacaaataacaaagTTGTTTCAGCAAGCCCTGGTAAATCCATCCCAATTACCACACACCCTGACTCTTGGCATCACCCACATGATTCCGAAAGGACCAGGACACAATAATCccaaaaattatagaccaatcacgTGCTTGCCTGTTATCTACAAAATCTTAACAGGAGTGATAACACAAAAAATATGGAATCATGTGAGAACATGCAACATTCTAGCACCTGAACAGAATGGATGCCGCAGAGATGCAAAGGGAAGTAAAGAGTTGCTAATCATTGATTCCCTCATTACCAAGCAGGCAAAAAAGAAACAGCGGAACCTATCGATGGCATGGATTGATTATAGGAAGGCCTTCGACTCCATCCCACATTCATGGCTACTAAAAACTTTGAGATTGTATGGAGTTGAGGAGGCGATAATCAATCTTCTCAAACATCTCATGCTCACGTGGAGAACTAGATTGCACCTTAAAACGAACACAGGTGAATATACAACAGAGCAAATCAACATCAGAAGAGGGCTTTTCCAGGGAGACAAACTGAGCACACTCTGGTTCTGCCTCGCAATTAACTTTTTGAGCAAATTGCTTAACAACACCAGGTACGGCTATatcattgaaaaaagaaacaacaCCAAAATCAGTCACCAGCTTTACATCGACGACCTCAAATTGTACGCTGCAAATGAAGACCAACTATTAAAACAGCTCAGAATCGTGACATCattcacagaaaatataaaaatggaaCTGGGCTTAGATAAATGTGCTGTACTACATATGAAAAGGGGAAAGCTGATAGAGGGAGAAGCCATGCTTATAAACCAAGGGTTAGAAATGCAGAGGATGGGACCAGAAGATACTTACAAGTATTTGGGAATTAAACAGGGGCTTGAAATCAGAACAAAAGAAGCCAAAGATGCTTTTAAAACTAAGTTCATGGAAAGGCTGAAGAAGGTACTCCAAAGTAAACTGAATGCGAAATCAACATTCACGGCAATTAAAGCGTGGGCGATGCCATGTCTTACTTATTCCTTCGGCATCATTAAATGGTCAACCACCGATCTAAGAGCAATAGATACCCAAGTAAGAGTACTCTTGACTAGGTATGGAATGCATCACCCCCATGCTTCGGTAATAAGACTGCACATGCCAAGAAGTGAGGGAGGAAGAGGTTTACAACAGGTTGAAAACACCCACAACACTGTGGTCAAGCAAATGACAGAGTATTTTGAATCAAAGAACTCACCTTTCTTCCGAGCGATAGCAGAAGAGGACCAAAATATCACAGCTCTAAACCTGGCATCAACAACGCCCCCTATAGAAAGCCCAAACATCGAGGAAGCTGCACGAGAATGGCACGGTAAAGCCCTTCATGGAAGATATCCCACTGCtctgaaatggaataaaattaacaaGGAAAAGTCTATCTCATACCTGAAAGCAGGTTATCTTTTCCCGGAGACGGAGGGAAGACTGGCAGCCATCCAGGACCAAGTGATACCTACGAGAGCCTACCTGAAAAACATAGCACGAAAGAACTTACCAACAGATCTATGTCGCAGATGCTCACAATCCGTGGAAACAATCCAGCACATTACTTCATCCTGTTCGACCCTCGCTCCCAGAGAATACACGGATCGCCACAATGCCATGGCAAAAGTTTACCACCAGGCACTTGCTATAAAACATGGGTTATTGAAACAACATAAAAAAGTTTATGAATACTCACCACAAACACTACTAGAGAATGCAAACCTGAAGCTATACTGGGATCATCCACTGATTACTGATAGGCCAATTTCACACAACCGACCAGACATAGTTATCtttgacaaaaaagaaaaaacagcgATAATAATTGACATCACGGTTCCAGCGGATGACAACGCTGAGAAAgcctatattgaaaaaatagtgaaatatcATGACTTGGCGTTTGAACTGAAACAAATTCACCAACTTACCTCCACTCTGATCCTTCCATTGGTCATCACGACCAATGGTCTTGTTGAGATGCATCTGATCCAACACACCAAGCGGCTTGGACTTGACGAAAGTCTTATCGATGTAGCCCAGAAGGAAGTCATTCTGTGGACTACAAGAATAGTCAGAAGATTTCTAACCAGCAGCTGAGAAATGCTTTGGTCTTCGTGATCCGGCATAATCATGCGCCTACCCAAAatggtggaaaaaaaaaaaaaaaaaaaaaaaaaaaatatatatatatatatatatatatatatatatatatatatatatatatatatatatatatatatatatatatatatatatatatatatatatatatatatgatggATCTTTTGGAAATGATTCTGTAGCACCGAATGAACCAACAAACCGTAAGACAATTTACGTTTCCTTTCCCTATTTGGAAGGACTctcaaataaaatttcatctgTGCTTTCCCAAGTTGGTGAGGTCTCAGTAAAACTGGCTTATTCAAGCCTTAAAACCAATATAGGTTTGTTTAGGGCACCCAAATATAAGATTCCTGAAAAGAATGCTTTTGAGGTAGTCTACCAGGTTGAGTGTGGTGATTGCGGTGGACTTTATATTGGTCAGACTGAACAACATCTCTGTAGGAGGATTTCACAACATAAAAGTGACGCTAGATTACACCCAGAAAAATGCGCACTAGCCAGACATATTAATGATACGGGACATCGTGTTAAATTTgatgacattaaaattttggatTCTCACAAAAACCTCAGTATAAGAAAATTTCTAGAGATGTGCTATATTGTTGGTGCAGATAGGAAGGCAATTAATGAACAGAGTGATATTAAGAACTTGAGTAGCATTTATTGCAACATTCTTGAGATTGATCGGAGGAGATGCGTTGTTTGATCTTGCTGTTTGATGCTTAGTATAGATGTAGTAGAAGGGAGAATTATGTGTGAATAATATGTATTTGTTACTCATGCATTTTTGTAGTTTTATAGTTCATAATAGATAAAATTTGTGTTTCATTATATGTAGACTTTATTGTTTTGTTGTTTGTATAATTTATGTTGGTCTGATAGCTGAAAGAAGAAGAAAGTATATCGATGACATTTCATGTCTAACCTAGAAAATAACAATGTTGGTTTCTATGTGACATTTCAACTTTAAGAAATATATAGTAGTAAAAGGAAAAATTATTTGCATTGATGGAATTCTACTTGATCTTGCTGATGACTATAGCTTATTTTTATGACCATTGGCTGTGAGTTTCTCTCATTGttgtatttgtgtaattttgttcCACtgacaatttgttttttcagacCCTGAGGATGACACAAATTGGTGTCGAAATATAGGTATTCgctaaaaaggtctttcaattaCTATTTACCATACGCCGCATACCCTTATTTTGCTGAATTATCGTTTCTCGGCGGTGAACCTGTCTCTATTGATAGTATGGGTTTTTACGAAGATGTTGCCAGAACCTTTGGACAGGCAGCAGTGAAGAACTTGAAAGTATGGGCCACTACTAACACCAAGCTCAGTCACTACAGGAACAGGAGAGTTTACTTATTACAGTGTAAGAAACATGGCATCTTCCCCAAACATATAGGTGATAACACTAAGAAGCTATATACGAATCTTAACATGCAAAGTGTTGGCGCTAGCGCACAGGTGGAGAACATGAATGTCAATTTGAAGCTCAGGATTTTGAAGTTGGAGATTAGGTTGACTATTAAGTATATTGGACAtctagagaaaataatttcaaaacatTCAGCTGAGGCTATAGCATCTCTTCCAGTTTCTTTAGTTAATGAATTTCAACAGCGTCTCAAGAATTCGTATGATAAAGAgttccgaaaaataaaaaacagaaatctcAAGAAATTTAACAATATTAAATCTGATATAATTAAGTCTTTAAAAATTAAAGATTCTTGGTTGAGGAATTTGACCGATGTAGTGGTGCCTGATAGTGTTAAGTCCATTTTATCTTTGGGCCCCAAATTTGCTATAAAACCGAGcaataatgaaatttcaattaaaaaaattacttgCTGTAGCGGAGACTGCTGTGCAATATGCCCCTACTGACCAACAAAATCTTATTAGAGCAAAAATCACTAACATTGTTACGAATTATTTCTATAAGAATGAAGGTATGTCATCTGTTTACAATCATCTATATTTGGAGGCAAGGAACTTCTTGAAAACTAACCCAGAATTATTAGTGTGTAGATCTGACAAGGGCAATGTCACAGTACTCATCACTAGTGCCCAGTACCATGAAAAGGTTATGGAACTTTTGAATGACAATAATGTATATGAAGTATTGCCTCGCGACCCAACCTCTAATATAATACGAAGGAATAATGACATCTCTAAACGCCTTAAAGAACTAGGATACATTACTCCTAGGGAATgtaaaaatatcaatacatACAAGGCTCTTCCGCCAAATTTTTACATCTTAATTAAGGTTCATAAAGAGGGACTTCCGGGTAGACCTATAGTTTCCTCAATCAATTCTCCAACCACAAAACTAAGCGCGTTTATAACTGAGGTACTTAAGGTGTCGTTCTCTGATTATTTTACTTATTCGGTTAAAGACTCAGAATCATTTTGTCAGCTTGTAAAAAACGTGCAACTTCCAGCCGGTTTTGTACTTATCTCACTTGACGCAGTGTCATTGTTCACCAATATATCTCTCCAATTGGTTATCCAACTTTTGGATGATAACTGGCATATGATAGCACCGAATTGCAATATTCCGAAGGATGAATTCCTCGCTGTCATCACCTTCCTCTTCAGTTCCAATTACTTTGTATATGATGGAAAGTTCTATAAACAGAAAGATGGCTGCCCTATGGGTAGTAACCCCAGTGCTATCCTCGCTATTATAGTGATGACTGAAATTATTAGGAGAGCCTGTATTGTTCTTGGATTCACCCTTCCATTCATCTGCCATTACGTAGATGATATTATCACGGCTGTTCCTGAGACTGAGATAGACAGCGTCCGACAACAATTCAATCTGGTTTTTGAGGATGTTGTTTCCTTCACAGTAGAGAGAGAGACCAACAATGCAGTTCCTTTTCTGGACACCTTAGTCATTAGAACCCCTGATAACACATTAATCACAGACTGGTACACAAAACCTGCCAGTTCTGGGAAATTTATCAACTTCCAATCGTATCACTCCTTCAAGGTGAAGACGAACTTCATTTTGGGCATGAAAAAACGAATCTATGCGGTAGCACATGAGAGTAGAAGAGATGCGTCGTTGCAGAGATTCAAGAAGATGCTATATGATAATGGGTACCCCAGGTCTTTGATTAATAGACTTTTCAACAATGTTCCTGTTACACCAGGCTATGATGGATCTTTTGGAAATGATTCTGTACCACCGAATGAACCAACAAACCGTAAGACAATTTACGTTTCCTTTCCCTATTTGGAAGGACTctcaaataaaatttcatctgTGCTTTCCCAAGTTGGTGAGGTCTCAGTAAAACTGGCTTATTCAAGCCTTAAAACCAATATAGGTTTGTTTAGGGCACCCAAATATAAGATTCCTGAAAAGAATGCTTTTGAGGTAGTCTACCAGGTTGAGTGTGGTGATTGCGGTGGACTTTATATTGGTCAGACTGAACAACATCTCTGTAGGAGGATTTCACAACATAAAAGTGACGCTAGATTACACCCAGAAAAATGCGCACTAGCCAGACATATTAATGATACGGGACATCGTGTTAAATTTgatgacattaaaattttggatTCTCACAAAAACCTCAGTATAAGAAAATTTCTAGAGATGTGCTATATTGTTGGTGCAGATAGGAAGGCAATTAATGAACAGAGTGATATTAAGAACTTGAGTAGCATTTATTGCAACATTCTTGAGATTGATCGGAGGAGATGCGTTGTTTGATCTTGCTGTTTGATGCTTAGTATAGATGTAGTAGAAGGGAGAATTATGTGTGAATAATATGTATTTGTTACTCATGCATTTTTGTAGTTTTATAGTTCATAATAGATAAAATTTGTGTTTCATTATATGTAGACTTTATTGTTTTGTTGTTTGTATAATTTATGTTGGTCTGATAGCTGAAAGAAGAAGAAAGTATATCGATGACATTTCATGTCTAACCTAGAAAATAACAATGTTGGTTTCTATGTGACATTTCAACTTTAAGAAATATATAGTagtaaaaagaaaaattatttgcaTTGATGGAATTCTACTTGATCTTGCTGATGACTATAGCTTATTTTTATGACCATTGGCTGTGAGTTTCTCTCATTGttgtatttgtgtaattttgttcCACtgacaatttgttttttcagacCCTGAGGATGACACAAATTGGTGTCGAAATATAGGTATTCgctaaaaaggtctttcaattaCTATTTACCATACGCCGCATACCCTTATTTTGCTGAATTATCGTTTCTCGGCGGTGAACCTgtctctatatatatatatatatatcctcctATCATTATGGCTTCATGTAACATGCAAGGACCATTCATTGTGGCGAATTATGACTTCAGTATATGTGAAGCTATAATGTAATTCACGTTTTCCGCTCAATGAAGCTACCGATTTGACTCTGGTTTACGTGATTCGAAGCACTGAGTGATGTGGAAGAACCTTGAATACAGATATCTGCTTAAATTGTAAAGATGACATCACtattacgaaatgaaaatttcttctcgtGAAGCCCTAATGGTCGGAGAATGGTAAACATTGTATATTTTAGTTTGAGACATTGCCACCGGGGGCGTGACTGTAATATACATGTCCTGTATATTGTAAACTACACCTTGTACTTTATGGACTCAGAGATGTGGCAACATCTCCTTCCCGTTTTCATCTATAGTGAATAGAGAGAATTCTCATCCAGCGgttaaatttcgaatatctcttgGGGATGCAGAATTCTTATTGCGCGTCAGAGTTAGGTACTCATCTTGTGGCCTTTCAAAGCTTCTATGAAGGAAAACGTCATATATGGATGTTAATATTCTAATCAGTGATGAAAATTCGtagttcaattttttatcagtCAAACGCATATTCTAGTTGAATACTGAAGAATAACTGATATGTTAATTCTTTAAGATATTCTCTAAAAGCCcttattataattcgatattcaatCTTAATCTTACTCTgtatcagtattattatttggtAATGAAAAATACCGTCAACCGTTTTCAACATCTCTTCacttaatttgatgaaaaatagttAGTTTGATCAATTTTGATATTATTGATGATAATTGATAAGAATGAAGGCTTTTAGAGTAATGGAAAACTCTGTCATATTGGAATACTTGTGGCGTTTTTTCACTCCTGATGAGAGTCTTCAattctcttatttttttttagagTTGAGTAATACTGAATAATGATTCTACTATGGCCTTAAATTTAGAGCCAGCTCTTCCAGCATGgaagaaaatgacactaaaaataaaatatatactgTGCGAGTTTGACAAATCAAAAACGGTATGAGATTTTCtaaagtattattctttaaatggtggaaaatttcatattctgcAAAAAAACAGGCTTCTTCAAGGTTGATTCGTGTTTGACTGAGGTAGGAAGAATCACTTCACGATGTGGGAGCGGGACCGATGAtgacactattataaaattcatttaatatgtttcatttagatAATAAGGTTTATAACAGATGTTCGAATTGTTTTCCTCAGCCGCAATGCAAGCTTGCTATCtccttaagaggggtctacaccgttctaGTGgttagttaaaaaaaaaatgaatatctcacgtcagaaactgctaatttatatggggtattcattataattcaattcaatcagttcgccacctagaaaattcagaaatttttttattcgtcaaacggaaatttttatttttttgaagaataaatattcattcatgttattaactttccgatgtggaattatctcttctatgaaattccacatgaaaaaatttctccaaaagtctcgccattggctacaattcgtatcctggtgaaattgaaaaaagacgttcgtcttttcgacgaaagtggaaactattgtaatatttgtAACTTCTACTGATCGTTTAAATGTTCTGGAaagaccccacattctggtagtctttccccctttacgccttatacggatggcgaggaaTTCCcttggtataaactcctctatcGTGTTATCAAACGTTTGTTTTTTCCATTGTTAACAAATTCAGCTACCTCCATTTATCTGTGCAGTAACTCAGATATTTTCGATTGGCTACATAAACCTTTACTTTCTATGCTCCCAATAAGATAAATCTTGCAGATTTGAATCTGGTGAACGAGATAGTAACCAATCGCTAGAGTATACCTCATCAAGATACTTTCTAACTGCCACTCCTGCAAGTTATGCgtgctcaggtaaccatatttttCCAATGTGGACTCATCTGTCCATAAATTGTTCTCTGCGAATCACGGATTTTCCTGATTCTGTTGTTCGACAAAAGCTACACTGGGTTGATGGTTCAGGGACAGCAAACATTTGTACTCGCGCGCGTACTCGAGTCTAATTTAATTGCGTCATTCTCAGTCTCGCTCCCACATCGTAAAATACTTCTTTCTGTTCAACTCAAACTAGAATAAGCCCCAAAGAAGGCCTTGGGCACacaagaattattttcaaataactaaGAAAAATGTCATGGAAACTATTTTTTGCAAAGAATCAAATCGTCCAGTATTCAAGGAATGATCTAGAGTCAGATGGTCGATGAATCGATCTCCCGGTTACAGCTCGCCGTCGACAtctggaacatcctgtatatatagtGCTTACTTTATTATGACTATCATTTTCAACAAAAACCgtccaaaattgaataaaaaacccCTTCATGGTGGAAACTTTGCCAGAATTTGATTTCGTTGAATTTGCAGCCCTCGCAAAACTCTTTAGATACAATCAAACTTCAAATCACAAAAGCAACATGGATCCGAATAAGAAGAAAAAACCACATATAATACCTACCAACCGCACTAGCATTTGGAGATATCGATAATCGTTTGTGGATGAAAACAGTTAAAACAGATGATTCAAAGAAAAACGCCAGCCTAGCAAACCTTCCCTGACATTCTGAtctaccaaaaataaattttcagtgtGGAATttctaaagagaaaaaaagagacCTCCAACAAATGCTCATATATCTCGGGAATGAATACTGCTGATTTCATGAGAATCTTCTCACTATTCCAAGAAACGCAGGGAATACGCAGTTGATGTTGATATCGCAGGTTGAGAATATGAATAACTATTCATGGTTAGGTACAGTTTTCCCATTCGACTTTCAGAATTTAGTTTACTCATTGAAACTTCTTTCTTATCATTCAGTATATTTCCTTATCGGACTGTTGACTGAGCATATTCTCGTTGTTTTAGTTAACATTGTTTCTCCAGGGACAGATGTCCCTGCAGTTAAAACAAATTTCCGATACCTCTTGTTGTGTTAATATTCATTacacaaattttgagtattaagTCAACAGTAGTTTGAATCGTGACAGCATAGTAAACATGGcacgcaaaattgaaaaatagtaaattttcttgTGCAGATAAAAATATTCACACGGTGCATAAATTTCTGGGTTCATGGGTTGAAGCTTGCATAGGTATATTATATTGCCatcacaatgaaaaaattgatcagaTACGTTTCGGTATATTGAATTCTCACTGAAATTACCTAATGTGATTTTGTTGACAACGAGAGGTTATAATTGTTTCGATTCAATTCCATATACAATTCGAGTATTTCAGACATCTCACTTGGTAGACAG
This genomic stretch from Coccinella septempunctata chromosome 7, icCocSept1.1, whole genome shotgun sequence harbors:
- the LOC123317615 gene encoding uncharacterized protein LOC123317615: MSSVYNHLYLEARNFLKTNPELLVCRSDKGNVTVLITSAQYHEKVMELLNDNNVYEVLPRDPTSNIIRRNNDISKRLKELGYITPRECKNINTYKALPPNFYILIKVHKEGLPGRPIVSSINSPTTKLSAFITEVLKVSFSDYFTYSVKDSESFCQLVKNVQLPAGFVLISLDAVSLFTNISLQLVIQLLDDNWHMIAPNCNIPKDEFLAVITFLFSSNYFVYDGKFYKQKDGCPMGSNPSAILAIIVMTEIIRRACIVLGFTLPFICHYVDDIITAVPETEIDSVRQQFNLVFEDVVSFTVERETNNAVPFLDTLVIRTPDNTLITDWYTKPASSGKFINFQSYHSFKVKTNFILGMKKRIYAVAHESRRDASLQRFKKMLYDNGYPRSLINRLFNNVPVTPGYDGSFGNDSVPPNEPTNRKTIYVSFPYLEGLSNKISSVLSQVGEVSVKLAYSSLKTNIGLFRAPKYKIPEKNAFEVVYQVECGDCGGLYIGQTEQHLCRRISQHKSDARLHPEKCALARHINDTGHRVKFDDIKILDSHKNLSIRKFLEMCYIVGADRKAINEQSDIKNLSSIYCNILEIDRRRCVV
- the LOC123317614 gene encoding uncharacterized protein LOC123317614, which gives rise to MSSRNSTEFVQGSPALPQTRKRQHWTREMNVSLINAYFEVTEGETKTKKYAAKLAERWSEMFPDKQFAGKHLIAQIRNIRSRKLLAPDEIEMIKANTRGDSPNKTAERIRRSIQRRSTAILPEIESNQNRCEQQVPEPEADEASLEIRELFQKINLQWTGVPMEARPKIPKLNLNRNAKTTIQVVDNAMQSEFNSAADFEELCHKVYCAATVTNIIQQTKTPAQDTPHRRKPPWDERIEKKITNLRREIGIIHTYLKNPKPSKKLERKAQAYARRIKTNRKETPNCERLRLHSENLKQKIAALGSRLRRYHKRTQRYRENNLFSNNQRQFFRSLDEEVSNSKTKLPSPADMQKYWSSIWSQKGKHITNATWIEQERKEHNGIQEMPEIVVSEKDVEETVRRMKNWAAPGIDGIQNYWWKAFKHTHKSLASLITEAIKHPHTIPEYFTHGTTIMLSKKGDLTQPRNYRPITCLPAVYKIITSTIGHKIQIHLKKNKIMAWEQNGCKERGRGSKELLVIDNILTKQARRKLKNISMAWIDYQKAYDSIPHSWILEVLEIYKVNKLVIGLIKCLMSTWRTYHDISQQQSE
- the LOC123318079 gene encoding uncharacterized protein LOC123318079; translation: MPDHEDQSISQLLVRNLLTILVVHRMTSFWATSIRLSSSPSRLVCWIRCISTRPLVVMTNGRIRVEAFSALSSAGTVMSIIIAVFSFLSKITMSGRLCEIGLSVISG